In the Quercus lobata isolate SW786 chromosome 5, ValleyOak3.0 Primary Assembly, whole genome shotgun sequence genome, one interval contains:
- the LOC115992352 gene encoding CBS domain-containing protein CBSX5-like, with the protein MAVSLLTQEVSDLCLGKPALRCLSVSANIGDALSALKRLRENYLSVWTCNHDHDPDASFSSTSKSDDCVCIGKICMVDIICFLCRQDCLKSPTTALHSPLSVLIPRSPAGLVTHLEPHASLVEAIDLMLEGAQNVVIPIQSRRNTTSSRKKLLLHNKPSSNSTLHNNREYCWLAQEDLIRYLLNFIGLFNPTPINPINTLNVIETENILAIQYDSPALAALPLISQSLINHTSVAIVDADGKLIGEISPFTLNSCDEMVSAAIATLSAGDLMAYIDCGGPPEELVQTVKDRLEERNLGAFLELMEEESIITSSSDDEVGGSGGHGRSGRLGGYSARLVRRSEAIVCYPWSSLVAVMIQALAHRVSYVWVVEEDGSLAGIVTFVGMLKVFRERLKSMI; encoded by the exons ATGGCAGTTAGCTTATTAACCCAAGAGGTATCCGACTTATGTCTAGGAAAGCCAGCACTTAGGTGTCTCTCTGTCTCCGCCAACATTGGCGACGCCCTCTCCGCCTTGAAAAGGCTTCGCGAGAATTATCTCAGCGTTTGGACCTGTAATCACGACCACGATCCCGACGCGTCGTTTAGCTCTACCTCTAAGTCCGATGATTGTGTTTGCATAGGCAAGATTTGTATGGTGGATATAATCTGTTTCCTCTGCAGACAGGACTGCCTTAAATCTCCAACCACAGCGCTGCACTCTCCGCTTTCTGTTTTGATTCCTAGGTCTCCAGCTGGGCTCGTTACGCATTTGGAGCCTCATGCCag CTTGGTGGAGGCTATAGATCTTATGCTTGAAGGAGCACAGAACGTTGTGATACCAATTCAAAGTCGGAGGAACACCACAAGTTCAAGAAAAAAGCTGCTTCTCCACAACAAGCCCTCCTCCAACTCTACCCTCCACAACAACCGCGAGTACTGCTGGCTTGCCCAAGAGGACTTAATCCGCTACCTCCTCAATTTCATTGGCCTCTTCAACCCCACTCCAATCAACCCCATCAACACCCTCAATGTAATTGAGACAGAAAACATCCTTGCCATCCAATATGACAGCCCTGCCTTGGCTGCATTGCCACTCATCTCTCAGTCCCTCATCAACCATACTTCTGTTGCCATTGTGGATGCAGACGGCAAGTTAATTGGCGAGATCTCGCCATTCACTCTCAACTCTTGTGATGAGATGGTTTCGGCCGCGATCGCCACTCTCTCGGCGGGTGATCTAATGGCATATATAGACTGTGGTGGTCCTCCAGAGGAGCTAGTACAGACAGTGAAAGATAGACTGGAAGAGCGAAATTTAGGTGCATTTTTGGAGTTAATGGAAGAGGAATCGATCATCACATCTTCGTCGGATGATGAAGTTGGTGGCAGTGGCGGCCACGGGAGGAGTGGAAGGTTAGGTGGGTATTCGGCAAGGCTGGTGAGGAGGTCAGAGGCTATTGTGTGCTACCCATGGAGCTCATTGGTGGCAGTGATGATTCAGGCACTTGCACACCGGGTGAGTTATGTGTGGGTTGTTGAAGAGGATGGAAGCTTGGCAGGGATTGTTACCTTTGTAGGCATGTTGAAAGTTTTCCGGGAACGTTTGAAGTCTATGATATAG